One genomic window of Cannabis sativa cultivar Pink pepper isolate KNU-18-1 chromosome 2, ASM2916894v1, whole genome shotgun sequence includes the following:
- the LOC115719439 gene encoding probable protein phosphatase 2C 24: MAEICCGLVSEEEVSTPGESSSRAARRRRMEIRRYKFVTGVGSPPSDTQSEREQKRSKANSRDCENTVLSHVLEQERYDSGNSDNSEKISVSLSSSSPSAVTPTTISSKLPKFGFASVCGRRREMEDALAIYPSFFRRIKETMPELHYFGVYDGHGCSHVATKCRERLHELVKEELESKENSTEWKSTMERSFFRMDDEVIAWNGSGSGSNCRCELQTPECDAVGSTAVVAVITTDKIIVANCGDSRAVLCRNGTAVPLSSDHKPDRPDELSRIQAAGGRVIYWDGPRVLGVLAMSRAIGDNYLKPYVSSEPEVTITDRTADDDCLILASDGLWDVVSNETACGVVRMCLRGKGAVSASCSSSVSPESKVPAADTAVADKACADASMLLTKLALARHSTDNVSVIVVDLRRDT; the protein is encoded by the exons ATGGCGGAGATTTGTTGTGGGTTAGTGAGTGAAGAAGAGGTCTCAACGCCGGGCGAGTCGAGTTCCCGCGCGGCAAGGAGACGAAGAATGGAGATAAGAAGGTACAAATTCGTTACTGGTGTGGGCTCTCCGCCATCTGATACGCAGTCGGAGAGGGAACAAAAACGCTCTAAAGCTAACTCCCGAGACTGCGAGAACACTGTTTTGAGCCACGTTTTGGAACAAGAGAGGTATGATTCAGGAAATTCGGATAATAGTGAGAAGATCTCAGTCTCATTGTCGAGTTCGTCTCCTTCTGCGGTGACCCCCACAACTATTTCAAGTAAACTTCCCAAGTTTGGGTTCGCGTCTGTCTGCGGAAGACGAAGAGAAATGGAGGATGCTTTGGCAATCTATCCTTCGTTTTTCCGCCGGATTAAGGAAACGATGCCGGAATTACATTACTTTGGCGTTTACGACGGCCATGGTTGCTCTCAT GTGGCAACAAAGTGCCGAGAGCGACTGCATGAGCTCGTGAAAGAGGAGCTCGAAAGTAAGGAGAACTCGACGGAGTGGAAAAGCACAATGGAACGAAGCTTTTTTCGCATGGACGACGAAGTGATTGCGTGGAACGGCAGTGGGTCGGGATCGAATTGCAGGTGCGAGTTGCAGACGCCCGAGTGCGACGCAGTGGGGTCGACGGCGGTTGTCGCAGTTATCACCACTGACAAGATCATCGTCGCTAACTGCGGCGATTCCAGAGCCGTACTGTGTCGTAATGGTACGGCTGTTCCTCTCTCTTCTGATCACAAG CCGGATCGTCCAGACGAGCTCAGTCGGATCCAGGCGGCGGGTGGTCGGGTCATCTACTGGGATGGCCCACGGGTTCTCGGAGTCCTAGCCATGTCAAGAGCCATAG GAGACAACTACCTAAAACCATACGTGAGTAGCGAGCCGGAGGTGACGATCACGGATCGGACGGCGGACGACGACTGTCTGATTTTGGCAAGCGATGGGCTCTGGGACGTGGTGTCGAACGAGACGGCTTGCGGCGTTGTCCGTATGTGCCTACGTGGCAAGGGTGCAGTTTCGGCATCTTGCTCGTCTTCGGTATCACCGGAAAGTAAAGTACCGGCAGCCGACACGGCGGTTGCCGATAAAGCGTGTGCGGATGCGTCAATGTTGCTGACTAAGTTAGCCCTGGCTAGGCACAGTACTGACAACGTGAGCGTGATTGTAGTTGATCTCCGAAGGGACACGTAA